Below is a window of Variovorax sp. TBS-050B DNA.
CACGCCGCCGGACTTGAGCGCGGCCAGCTTGTCTTCCGACAGGCCGAGCAGGGACTGGAGCACGTCGCGCGTGCCTTCGCCCAAGGTGGGCGGCGCGCTGCGCACCGGCAGGCGCTCGCCGTCGAAGCGGTAGGGCGGCGCGAGCACGTCGACCTCGCCGGCCACCGGATGGGGCTGGCGCGTGACCAGCCCGGCCTCGGTCGCGCGCTTCGAGCGCAGCGCCTCGAGCAGGCCCAGCACCTCGCCGCAGGGAATGCCCGCCGCCGTGAGCTTCTCGAGCAGCAGCGCGCGCGGGCGCTTCGCGAGTTCGGCATGCAGTTCGGGCAAGAGCACCGCGCGATTGGCCGAACGCAGGATGTTGGTCTTGAAGCGCTCGTCGGCCGCGAGGTCGGGCCGCTCGATCACCTCGGTGCAGAAGCGCGCGAACTGCGCGTTGTTGCCCACCGTGATGACCAGCGGGCCGTCGGCCGCGTCGAACACGCCGTAGGGCACGATCGAGGGATGCGAGTTGCCGTAGCGCGGCGGGTCCTCGCCCGCGAGCAGCGCCTCGAGGCCGTAATAGGCCGTGATCATCAGGCCGCAGTCGAACAGCGCCATCTCGACATGGCGGCCCTTGCCCGTGCGCTCGCGCTGGTAGAGCGCCGCGAGCACGGCCTGCGCCGAGTACATGCCGGTGAACAGGTCCACCGCCGCCACGCCGAACTTCAGCGGCGCCTGGTCGGCTTCGCCGTTGATCGCCATCAGCCCGGCCTCGCCCTGTACCACGAGGTCGTAGCCGGGCCGCGCGGCCTCGGGGCCGGTGCGGTCGTAGCCCGAGATCGAGCAGTAGATCAGGCGCGGGTTCTCCTGGCTCAGCTGCGCATAGCCGAGGCCCAGCTTGTCGATGCCGCCGTACTTGAAGTTCTGCAGCACCACGTCGCACTGCTTCGCGAGGTCGCGCGCGATCTGCTGGCCCTCGGGCGTCTGCAGGTCGAGCGTGACCGAGCGCTTGTTGCGGTTCACGCTGTTGAAGTAGGCGGTCTCGGTCTGGCCGACGCGCAGACCCCAGTCGCGCGTGTCGTCGCCGCGGCCCGGATGCTCGACCTTGATGACCTCGGCGCCCATGTCGGCCAGCACCATGCCGCACCAGGGGCCGGCCAGGATGCGGGAGAGGTCGAGCACGCGCACGCCGGCGAGCGGCAGCGATGAATTCAGTGAGGAAGGCATGGCGAGGAAGACTTTGGGAAAACGGAAAAGCCCCGCAGGGCGTGCGGGGCGTGGATCTGGGATGCCGGCCGCCGTGTCAGGCCGCGCCCTTCGGCGCGCGCCGCAACGCGACGAAGTCGGCGCGGCGCTTGCCGAGGAAGGCGCCGATGCCCTCGGCCGCCTCGACATCGCCCTGCGACTCGACCATCGACACGGCTTCCGCGTCGAGCTGCTGCTCGAGCGTGGCATGGTGCGCCTGGCGGCACAGCGACTTGATGCGCGCCATCGCGCGCTGCGGACCGGTCGCGACCTGGGCCGCGAGCGCCACCGCCTCGGCGAGCGCCTGGCCCTTGTCGGTCAGGCGGTTGACCGCGCCGAGCTGGTTGAGCCGCTCGGCCGTCACGCGGTCGCCGGTCAGGCAGAGCTCGGTCAGCACCTGGCGCGAGACGAACTCGGCCAGGAACGCGGTCGCGCCGCCGTCG
It encodes the following:
- a CDS encoding CaiB/BaiF CoA-transferase family protein, whose amino-acid sequence is MPSSLNSSLPLAGVRVLDLSRILAGPWCGMVLADMGAEVIKVEHPGRGDDTRDWGLRVGQTETAYFNSVNRNKRSVTLDLQTPEGQQIARDLAKQCDVVLQNFKYGGIDKLGLGYAQLSQENPRLIYCSISGYDRTGPEAARPGYDLVVQGEAGLMAINGEADQAPLKFGVAAVDLFTGMYSAQAVLAALYQRERTGKGRHVEMALFDCGLMITAYYGLEALLAGEDPPRYGNSHPSIVPYGVFDAADGPLVITVGNNAQFARFCTEVIERPDLAADERFKTNILRSANRAVLLPELHAELAKRPRALLLEKLTAAGIPCGEVLGLLEALRSKRATEAGLVTRQPHPVAGEVDVLAPPYRFDGERLPVRSAPPTLGEGTRDVLQSLLGLSEDKLAALKSGGVI